In Archocentrus centrarchus isolate MPI-CPG fArcCen1 chromosome 24, fArcCen1, whole genome shotgun sequence, one DNA window encodes the following:
- the gtf2h5 gene encoding general transcription factor IIH subunit 5: MVNVHKGVLVECDPAMKQFLLYLDETMALGKKFILKDLDDTHVFILAEVVQTLQERVGELMDQNSFPITQK, encoded by the exons ATGGTCAACGTGCACAAAGGGGTCCTTGTTGAATG TGATCCTGCCATGAAACAGTTTCTCCTCTATCTGGATGAAACGATGGCATTGGGAAAGAAGTTCATCCTCAAGGACCTTGACGACACGCATGTGTTTATCCTTGCAGAGGTGGTTCAAACCCTCCAGGAGAGAGTTGGAGAGTTAATGGACCAGAATTCATTCCCCATCACGCAGAAATGA